One window from the genome of Nicotiana sylvestris chromosome 9, ASM39365v2, whole genome shotgun sequence encodes:
- the LOC138877930 gene encoding uncharacterized protein produces MGSLKHVEVGKLEMTKEIYRLANLSVRLHDTGDQGVVVQNIAGSSLVAEVEMHQFEDPELVKIKESIPFQKKQLFEQSDDRILKYKGRWCVPNVGELRKQIMTEMYQSRYSVHPGSTKMYHDLRQLYWWNDMKKDIVTFVAQCPNCQQVKAEH; encoded by the coding sequence ATGGGCAGCTTGAAGCATGTAGAAGTTGGGAAATTAGAAATGACTAAGGAGATATATCGATTGGCTAACCTGAGTGTGCGACTACATGATACAGGTGACCAGGGTGTAGTAGTTCAAAATATTGCGGGGTCATCACTGGTAGCTGAGGTAGAAATGCATCAATTTGAGGATCCAGAGTTAGTCAAAATTAAAGAGAGCATCCCTTTTCAGAAGAAGCAGTTGTTCGAGCAATCTGATGATAGAATTCTAAAATATAAAGGCCGAtggtgtgtacctaatgttggggAGCTTCGTAAGCAAATTATGACAGAGATGTACCAGTCTCGATACTCAGTTCATCCTGGTTCAaccaaaatgtatcatgatcttcgCCAGCTATACTGGTGGAACgacatgaagaaagatatagtcaCATTTGTGGCTCAGTGTCCCAACTGCCAGCAGGTTAAAGCTGAACACTAG